Proteins from one Thermococcus celericrescens genomic window:
- a CDS encoding TRAM domain-containing protein → MYGDGFGGGYEAPVKVGERYRVRIESLGKGGDGIAKIKGFVIFVPNTQVGDEVEIVINSVKRKFAFGEVI, encoded by the coding sequence ATGTATGGAGATGGATTTGGCGGTGGCTACGAAGCCCCTGTTAAGGTTGGAGAAAGGTATAGAGTTAGGATTGAGAGCCTTGGAAAGGGTGGCGATGGTATCGCCAAGATAAAGGGCTTCGTTATCTTCGTCCCGAACACCCAGGTCGGCGACGAGGTTGAGATCGTCATTAACTCAGTCAAGAGGAAGTTCGCTTTCGGAGAGGTTATTTGA
- a CDS encoding monovalent cation/H+ antiporter subunit E, which produces MGFIPVFIWSFVLWLVLTAGSKGMLWSPEELVAGVVFSGIIAFTTKDIIGEKAGRFLNPAKWAGFVVYSLGPLFWGMVKANLDVAYRVITGRIKPGIVRVPVELENDAQYTILSNSITLTPGTLTVDACPEEKALYVHWINVTEKEPKSSEVIAGSFEKWARRLGR; this is translated from the coding sequence ATGGGTTTCATTCCCGTATTCATTTGGTCATTCGTGCTCTGGCTTGTGCTGACAGCGGGCAGCAAGGGTATGCTGTGGAGCCCCGAAGAGCTCGTCGCGGGAGTGGTGTTCTCGGGGATAATCGCCTTCACGACGAAGGACATCATAGGTGAGAAGGCCGGGAGGTTCCTCAACCCTGCGAAGTGGGCTGGCTTTGTGGTTTACTCCCTCGGCCCGCTCTTCTGGGGTATGGTCAAGGCCAACCTCGACGTTGCCTACCGCGTCATAACCGGCAGGATAAAGCCCGGAATCGTTCGCGTTCCGGTTGAGCTCGAAAACGACGCTCAGTACACAATCCTCAGCAACTCAATAACCCTCACCCCCGGAACGCTCACCGTGGACGCATGCCCCGAGGAGAAGGCCCTCTACGTCCACTGGATAAACGTGACCGAGAAGGAGCCGAAGAGCTCCGAGGTCATAGCGGGTTCATTTGAAAAATGGGCGAGGAGGCTGGGAAGATGA
- a CDS encoding cation:proton antiporter, whose protein sequence is MIAPEFFYAAVIVMIGAFLALLRVLLGPSVPDRVVGVDTLNTLIVAGMVLLGAAYDRTIYIDIAIVYALLSYVGTLAIAKYLQGGLE, encoded by the coding sequence ATGATAGCACCGGAGTTCTTCTATGCCGCGGTCATAGTCATGATTGGAGCATTCCTGGCTCTGCTCAGGGTGCTCCTCGGACCGAGCGTGCCGGATAGAGTGGTCGGAGTTGATACCCTCAACACGTTAATCGTTGCCGGAATGGTTCTCCTCGGAGCGGCCTACGACAGGACGATATACATCGATATCGCCATCGTTTACGCCCTTCTGAGCTACGTGGGAACCCTGGCCATAGCCAAATACCTCCAGGGGGGATTGGAATGA
- the mnhG gene encoding monovalent cation/H(+) antiporter subunit G, protein MSAVTYVIYAFLTINIVFNLLGSFSLHRFPDVYTRLHGATKCTTFGTIFAVLAVVVHAAYQLHLTGDPKYLQMALHSLVALIALLLTNPTGAHAIAKAAHLSGYKPAKAVIDAYEDKLRGGAE, encoded by the coding sequence ATGAGTGCGGTCACCTACGTCATCTACGCATTCCTCACGATAAACATAGTCTTCAACCTGCTGGGCAGCTTCTCGCTCCACAGGTTCCCGGACGTCTACACAAGGCTCCACGGAGCGACCAAGTGCACTACCTTCGGGACGATATTCGCGGTTCTGGCGGTGGTAGTTCACGCTGCCTACCAGCTCCACCTCACCGGCGACCCCAAGTACCTCCAGATGGCGCTTCACAGCCTCGTTGCCCTAATCGCCCTGCTCCTCACAAACCCGACCGGAGCGCACGCGATAGCCAAGGCGGCCCATCTGAGCGGCTATAAGCCAGCCAAAGCCGTCATTGACGCGTACGAGGACAAGCTCAGGGGTGGTGCCGAATGA
- a CDS encoding DUF4040 domain-containing protein, which yields MNALSMDMVIQFGILLGVLVAAYITITMRDLLSAAIASAAMSLLLSLEFYMLHAPDVAIAEAAVGAGVVTAIVVYGIAKTERWEREGP from the coding sequence ATGAACGCCCTTTCGATGGACATGGTCATACAGTTCGGAATACTCCTCGGCGTGCTGGTAGCGGCCTACATCACGATAACCATGCGCGACCTGCTCAGTGCGGCCATCGCTTCGGCGGCCATGAGCCTGCTCCTCAGCCTTGAGTTCTACATGCTCCACGCGCCGGATGTGGCGATAGCCGAGGCCGCGGTCGGAGCCGGCGTCGTTACGGCCATAGTCGTGTACGGTATAGCCAAAACGGAGAGATGGGAGCGTGAGGGACCATGA
- the mbhE gene encoding hydrogen gas-evolving membrane-bound hydrogenase subunit E — protein sequence MKRTFGALALLFLLGVLLVVASPSTGIKFGLGGEDWKAYRYTDQYYIDHGVQEVGGTNIVTDIVFDYRGYDTLGEATVLFTAIAGAVALLRPWRRDEDEE from the coding sequence ATGAAGAGGACTTTCGGAGCTCTCGCACTGCTGTTCCTCCTCGGAGTGCTGCTCGTCGTTGCGAGCCCTTCAACCGGAATAAAGTTCGGCCTCGGCGGTGAGGACTGGAAGGCCTACCGCTACACCGACCAGTACTACATAGACCACGGCGTGCAGGAGGTGGGTGGAACCAACATAGTCACCGACATAGTCTTCGACTACCGTGGCTACGATACCCTCGGAGAGGCGACGGTTCTCTTCACTGCTATAGCCGGAGCGGTTGCACTTCTCAGGCCCTGGAGGAGGGATGAGGATGAAGAGTGA
- a CDS encoding Na(+)/H(+) antiporter subunit B has product MKSDMGLIVKTTARATIPLIGIFGAYVVSHGHLTPGGGFQGGATIAGAGILFLIAFGLGEMKRRYNHHLYSALEGLGGLVFLGAAMLGLGVAFFYNTLWHSGPVFNGQPGTLLSAGYLPIMNLAVGLKVFAGLVSAMVAIAAFRRWNE; this is encoded by the coding sequence ATGAAGAGTGACATGGGACTAATTGTTAAGACCACCGCGAGGGCCACCATTCCGCTCATAGGAATCTTCGGTGCATACGTGGTCTCACACGGTCACCTTACGCCGGGAGGCGGCTTCCAGGGTGGAGCGACCATAGCGGGAGCCGGGATACTGTTCCTCATAGCCTTCGGGCTGGGCGAGATGAAGAGGCGCTACAACCACCACCTCTACTCGGCCCTCGAGGGCCTCGGCGGCCTGGTATTCCTCGGAGCGGCGATGCTCGGCCTGGGAGTTGCGTTCTTCTACAACACGCTGTGGCACAGCGGGCCGGTCTTCAACGGCCAGCCGGGAACGCTGCTCTCAGCGGGTTACCTACCGATAATGAACCTTGCCGTGGGACTGAAGGTCTTTGCGGGGCTGGTCAGCGCGATGGTTGCCATAGCTGCATTCAGGAGGTGGAACGAATGA
- a CDS encoding NADH-quinone oxidoreductase subunit K, translating into MIPFQFITAFLLIAMGIYALLYKRNLIKLILALNIIDAGIHLLLISFGYRIEAGQIPTAPIYTGYETVKSAMVAPIPQALTLTSIVIGVCVLSLAMALTINAYRHYGSLDVNKLRRLRG; encoded by the coding sequence ATGATACCGTTCCAGTTCATCACGGCGTTCCTGCTAATAGCCATGGGCATCTACGCCCTCCTCTACAAGAGGAACCTCATCAAGCTCATACTGGCCCTCAACATCATAGATGCAGGCATACACCTGCTCCTCATAAGCTTCGGATACCGCATAGAGGCAGGCCAGATACCAACCGCGCCAATCTACACGGGCTACGAGACCGTAAAGAGCGCCATGGTCGCCCCGATTCCGCAGGCGCTCACGCTCACCAGCATAGTCATCGGAGTCTGCGTTCTCTCGCTGGCGATGGCCCTCACGATAAACGCCTACAGGCACTACGGAAGCCTCGACGTTAACAAGCTCAGGAGGTTGAGAGGATGA
- a CDS encoding proton-conducting transporter transmembrane domain-containing protein — translation MNGLIPYLIIVPLLGAFALPIVGLAGRKARELWAILITGITLGVAAGLFKEVWKSGEILVYTLGAKSPLGNGVPFPIRIVWEVDLLSALFALMVTFIAFVAVLYSSEYMRHDTGLEKYYALVLVLEVGMLGIAITGDLFNFYVFLEIMSIASYALVAFRNDTWEGIEAGIKYMFVGSLASSFILLGIVLLYGQYGTLTMAYLAKMIAENPTFTAKVALGLLAGGLLFKSGAVPVHMWLADAHPAAPSSISAMLSGLVIKIGGTYALARLAFSVFSAGISTRTVGWIIIFFACVTLIVGNAMAVIQTDMKRLFAFSSVGQIGYILLGIGIGLAAYGSDVGQVALAGAIYHTVNHAIMKALLFLVAGAVIHQLGTKNLNELSGIARKMPVTSFAFLVGAAAIIGLPPLNGFASKWLIYESSALFNPFLAAIAVIGTAFCTAAYIRVLFTFFGRPSERVMNAEEPGKAMLVPMLILVVAIIVMGLFPWAISDKVMLPAAKTLENIGAYVSAVLGGA, via the coding sequence ATGAACGGGCTGATCCCATACCTCATCATAGTCCCGCTCCTTGGAGCATTCGCACTGCCCATAGTGGGCCTCGCGGGAAGGAAGGCCAGGGAGCTGTGGGCGATACTCATAACCGGCATCACCCTCGGCGTCGCGGCCGGACTGTTCAAAGAAGTCTGGAAGAGCGGCGAGATACTCGTCTACACCCTTGGAGCGAAGAGCCCCCTTGGAAACGGCGTTCCATTCCCGATAAGGATAGTCTGGGAGGTGGACCTCCTCAGCGCGCTCTTCGCCCTGATGGTGACCTTCATAGCCTTCGTGGCAGTGCTCTACTCCAGCGAGTACATGAGGCACGATACGGGGCTTGAGAAGTACTATGCCCTCGTCCTCGTCCTCGAGGTCGGTATGCTCGGCATAGCCATAACCGGCGACCTGTTCAACTTCTACGTCTTCCTGGAGATAATGAGCATAGCGAGCTACGCCCTCGTCGCCTTCAGGAACGACACCTGGGAGGGCATCGAGGCGGGCATAAAGTACATGTTCGTCGGCTCCCTCGCCAGCTCATTCATCCTCCTCGGCATAGTGCTCCTCTACGGCCAGTACGGAACGCTGACGATGGCCTACCTGGCCAAGATGATAGCTGAGAACCCAACCTTCACCGCCAAGGTGGCCCTCGGCCTCCTCGCGGGCGGACTGCTCTTCAAGAGCGGTGCCGTTCCGGTGCACATGTGGCTCGCAGACGCACACCCGGCCGCTCCGAGCTCGATCAGTGCCATGCTCTCGGGTCTCGTCATCAAGATAGGCGGTACCTACGCCCTAGCGAGGCTCGCCTTCAGCGTCTTCAGCGCCGGAATCAGCACCAGAACGGTCGGCTGGATAATCATATTCTTCGCCTGCGTGACCCTCATAGTCGGAAACGCGATGGCGGTGATACAGACTGACATGAAGAGGCTCTTCGCCTTCTCCAGCGTCGGCCAGATCGGCTACATCCTCCTAGGAATCGGAATTGGCCTTGCCGCGTATGGAAGCGACGTCGGCCAGGTCGCTCTGGCGGGTGCGATATACCACACCGTGAACCACGCGATAATGAAGGCCCTCCTGTTCCTCGTCGCGGGAGCGGTCATACACCAGCTCGGAACCAAGAACCTCAACGAGCTGAGCGGAATAGCCAGGAAGATGCCGGTCACGAGCTTCGCCTTCCTGGTCGGTGCGGCCGCGATAATCGGCCTTCCGCCGCTCAACGGCTTCGCGAGCAAGTGGCTCATCTACGAAAGCTCGGCGCTCTTCAACCCGTTCCTCGCGGCAATAGCCGTCATAGGCACAGCCTTCTGTACCGCCGCCTACATCAGGGTGCTCTTCACATTCTTCGGAAGGCCGAGCGAGAGGGTCATGAACGCGGAGGAGCCAGGAAAGGCCATGCTCGTGCCGATGCTCATACTGGTGGTGGCAATAATCGTCATGGGACTCTTCCCATGGGCCATCAGCGACAAGGTCATGCTTCCGGCGGCAAAGACTCTGGAGAACATAGGGGCTTACGTTTCGGCGGTGCTGGGGGGTGCGTGA
- a CDS encoding NADH-quinone oxidoreductase subunit B family protein has product MAIKVTRAETNVSSNSSERERLEREISKLCRYIGRSPWVFHVNSGSCNGCDIEIIAALTPRYDAERFGVKLVGTPRHADILLVTGPVTDQSLERVKLVYEQTPDPKVVIAVGACPTGGSVFFESPFTNAPLDKHIPVDVFVPGCPPRPEAILYGVVLGLQKLIERIEGGKR; this is encoded by the coding sequence ATGGCGATTAAGGTTACAAGGGCAGAGACCAACGTCAGCTCAAACTCCTCGGAGCGCGAGAGGCTTGAGAGGGAGATATCAAAGCTCTGCAGGTATATAGGGCGCTCACCCTGGGTGTTCCACGTGAACAGCGGCAGCTGCAACGGCTGCGACATCGAGATAATAGCCGCACTGACGCCGAGGTACGACGCCGAGCGCTTCGGTGTGAAGCTCGTCGGAACGCCGAGACACGCCGACATACTGCTCGTAACCGGGCCGGTGACCGACCAGAGTCTTGAGAGGGTCAAGCTGGTCTACGAGCAGACTCCGGACCCGAAAGTTGTCATAGCCGTCGGAGCCTGCCCCACCGGCGGAAGCGTGTTCTTCGAGAGCCCCTTCACCAACGCGCCGCTGGACAAGCACATACCGGTGGACGTCTTCGTACCCGGCTGCCCGCCGAGGCCCGAGGCGATACTCTACGGAGTCGTGCTCGGTCTGCAGAAGCTGATAGAGAGAATTGAGGGGGGTAAGAGATGA
- a CDS encoding NADH-quinone oxidoreductase subunit C: MNVDEFVKAFGERFPEAEIRVSENKMPHPKRRVWVEIDREKFHDAMKFIKELDPKAQFSIIIGMDAGDRLLAKYHMEMFWEEGESLSLVIGTSVPKDDPKLPTVTDVFPSALPYERENQEFLGLFFEGIPDPRRLFLPDDFPEGIYPLRLDETGIKPEMVKNAGHPYKIGGAGK; encoded by the coding sequence ATGAACGTTGACGAGTTCGTTAAAGCCTTTGGCGAGAGGTTCCCCGAGGCCGAGATAAGGGTGAGCGAGAACAAGATGCCCCACCCGAAGAGGCGCGTCTGGGTCGAGATAGACAGGGAGAAGTTCCACGACGCCATGAAGTTCATCAAGGAGCTCGACCCGAAGGCCCAGTTCTCCATCATAATCGGAATGGACGCCGGCGACAGACTGCTCGCCAAGTACCACATGGAGATGTTCTGGGAGGAGGGGGAGAGCCTGTCGCTCGTCATAGGCACGAGCGTCCCCAAGGATGACCCCAAGCTGCCCACAGTCACGGACGTCTTCCCGAGCGCGCTGCCCTACGAGAGGGAGAACCAGGAGTTCCTCGGGCTGTTCTTCGAGGGAATCCCCGACCCGAGAAGACTCTTCCTGCCCGACGACTTCCCGGAGGGAATCTACCCGCTGAGGCTCGACGAGACCGGAATCAAACCGGAGATGGTGAAGAACGCGGGTCACCCGTACAAGATAGGGGGTGCAGGGAAATGA
- a CDS encoding hydrogenase large subunit: MNGKLEYWVKIPIGPIHPALEEPEKFIITLDGERIINVDVKLGYNLRGLEWIAMRRNYIQILYLAERICGICSFSHNHTYSRAVEEMAGIEVPERAEYIRVIIGELERIHSHLLNLGVVGHTIGYDTTLHLSWLARERVMDILEAIGGNRVNYSINTIGGVRRDLEEKHIRAILDMIENYRNEVMPKIEEIFLYDPTVEARLRDAGVIPKRIAIEYSAQGPTARGSGVKKDVRYNEKLSVYPDLGVKPITPKEFTGVVKGDVFDRMVVRVGELWQSMELIERAIDQMPEGKIKAVPKDNTLLFQLKKAEGEGIGRYEAPRGELIHYVMAQKGKDVPAKWKMREPTFPNLFAIARALVGEQVADVPVAIASIDPCLSCTDRVAVVDANTGRKKVLTERDLLRLSIEKTRELNPNVRAKPEVVGVGCPRGGVL, from the coding sequence ATGAACGGAAAGCTTGAGTACTGGGTTAAGATACCCATCGGACCCATTCACCCCGCACTGGAGGAGCCCGAGAAGTTCATCATCACGCTCGACGGAGAGAGGATAATCAACGTCGACGTCAAGCTCGGCTACAACCTCAGGGGCCTCGAATGGATAGCCATGAGGAGAAACTACATCCAGATACTCTACCTCGCCGAGAGGATATGCGGAATCTGTTCCTTCTCCCACAACCACACCTATTCCAGAGCCGTTGAGGAGATGGCCGGCATAGAGGTGCCCGAGAGGGCCGAATACATCCGTGTGATAATCGGCGAGCTCGAGAGAATCCACTCCCACCTGCTCAACCTCGGAGTCGTTGGGCACACCATAGGCTACGACACCACCCTCCACCTCAGCTGGCTCGCCCGCGAGCGCGTCATGGACATCCTAGAGGCCATCGGCGGCAACAGGGTCAACTACTCCATCAACACCATTGGCGGCGTGAGGAGGGACCTGGAGGAGAAGCACATCAGGGCCATACTCGACATGATAGAGAACTACAGGAACGAGGTCATGCCCAAGATAGAGGAGATATTCCTCTACGATCCGACGGTCGAGGCCAGGCTGAGGGACGCTGGCGTTATTCCCAAGAGGATAGCCATCGAGTACAGCGCCCAGGGACCGACTGCCAGGGGAAGCGGCGTGAAGAAAGACGTCCGCTACAACGAGAAGCTCAGCGTTTACCCGGACCTCGGCGTGAAGCCGATAACGCCCAAGGAGTTCACCGGAGTTGTCAAGGGGGACGTTTTCGACAGGATGGTGGTCAGGGTCGGCGAGCTCTGGCAGAGCATGGAGCTCATAGAGAGGGCCATAGACCAGATGCCAGAGGGCAAGATAAAGGCAGTTCCAAAGGACAACACCCTCCTGTTCCAGCTCAAGAAAGCCGAGGGGGAGGGAATAGGCAGGTACGAGGCCCCGCGCGGTGAACTCATCCACTACGTCATGGCCCAGAAGGGCAAGGACGTTCCGGCGAAGTGGAAGATGCGCGAGCCCACATTCCCGAACCTGTTCGCGATAGCTAGAGCGTTGGTCGGTGAGCAGGTGGCGGATGTTCCGGTTGCAATAGCCTCAATAGACCCCTGCCTAAGCTGTACGGACAGGGTCGCGGTGGTGGATGCTAACACAGGAAGGAAGAAGGTCCTCACCGAGAGGGACCTCCTCAGGCTCTCGATAGAGAAAACCAGGGAGCTGAACCCGAACGTTAGGGCGAAGCCCGAAGTTGTTGGAGTAGGCTGCCCGAGGGGTGGTGTCCTATGA
- a CDS encoding respiratory chain complex I subunit 1 family protein produces the protein MNVLYATLGFLGIYAYVSFASLLWGGIDRKLVARMQRRMGPPLLQPFYDFLKLVSKESIIPRDANRFFELAPVLALATSIALLAYTPLGFEPLFGTKGDVILFIYLLTLIGFLRVVGAVSSGSPYAQIGAQREMIILVSREGPMMLALFTILWRLSDLGVTKPFSMGTFYEHNVWELGTPMSIMGAVVLLLVFMAWLASEIEVGYFDIPEAETELAEGTMAEYSGRHLALFELANAIKAFVSASLVVVIFFPWGISGYIGLTGLPAVVIDLLFHTLKVFAVLFVSMSLFRAVTGRLRINQAVTLFWTRMLPAAIVGALLLAIDTLGVVA, from the coding sequence ATGAACGTCCTCTACGCAACGCTCGGATTCCTGGGGATTTACGCTTACGTATCCTTCGCCTCACTGCTCTGGGGAGGCATAGACAGGAAACTGGTTGCAAGGATGCAGCGCAGGATGGGCCCCCCACTGCTCCAGCCGTTCTACGACTTCCTGAAGCTGGTCAGCAAGGAGTCCATAATCCCAAGGGACGCCAACAGGTTCTTCGAACTGGCCCCCGTGCTGGCTCTCGCCACCTCCATCGCCCTGCTCGCCTACACCCCGCTCGGCTTCGAGCCGCTCTTTGGAACCAAGGGTGACGTGATACTCTTCATCTACCTGCTGACCCTAATCGGCTTCCTCAGGGTCGTTGGTGCCGTTAGCTCGGGCTCCCCCTACGCCCAGATAGGCGCCCAGAGGGAGATGATAATCCTCGTCTCCAGGGAGGGGCCGATGATGCTGGCCCTCTTCACCATACTCTGGCGCCTCAGCGATCTCGGCGTTACAAAGCCGTTCAGCATGGGCACCTTCTACGAGCACAACGTCTGGGAGCTCGGGACGCCGATGAGCATAATGGGGGCCGTGGTGCTCCTGCTCGTCTTCATGGCCTGGCTCGCCAGCGAGATTGAGGTCGGCTACTTCGACATCCCCGAGGCCGAGACCGAGCTCGCCGAGGGAACGATGGCCGAGTACAGCGGAAGGCACCTGGCCCTCTTCGAGCTGGCCAACGCGATAAAGGCCTTCGTGAGCGCGAGCCTCGTCGTGGTGATATTCTTCCCGTGGGGCATATCCGGCTACATCGGGCTCACGGGGCTTCCGGCGGTAGTCATAGACCTGCTCTTCCACACCCTCAAGGTCTTCGCCGTGCTCTTCGTGAGCATGAGCCTTTTCAGGGCGGTAACTGGAAGGCTCAGGATAAACCAGGCGGTGACCCTGTTCTGGACCAGGATGCTTCCGGCCGCAATAGTCGGGGCGCTGCTGCTGGCAATAGACACCCTGGGGGTGGTGGCATGA
- a CDS encoding 4Fe-4S binding protein: MRVPPTLSAVLSNLFKKPATNPFPASDPVPTPEGFRGKLVYYPDKCVGCRLCVMVCPAGVIEYVPEVRKVTFWLGRCVFCQQCVDVCPVKALEMSDEFLLATDDKYNDNLRWFKEDEIEELKKKLEKQKKAKEAAKKGAESQKK, from the coding sequence ATGAGGGTCCCACCGACGCTCTCAGCCGTGCTGAGCAACCTGTTCAAGAAGCCGGCAACCAACCCCTTCCCTGCGAGCGATCCGGTTCCGACTCCAGAGGGCTTCAGGGGCAAGCTCGTCTACTATCCCGACAAGTGCGTCGGCTGCAGGCTCTGCGTCATGGTCTGCCCTGCCGGGGTTATAGAGTACGTTCCCGAGGTCAGGAAGGTCACCTTCTGGCTCGGAAGGTGCGTCTTCTGCCAGCAGTGTGTGGACGTCTGCCCCGTAAAGGCCCTGGAGATGAGCGATGAGTTCCTCCTGGCGACGGACGACAAGTACAACGACAACCTCCGCTGGTTCAAGGAGGATGAGATAGAGGAGCTCAAAAAGAAGCTGGAGAAGCAGAAGAAGGCCAAGGAGGCGGCAAAGAAAGGGGCCGAGTCCCAGAAGAAGTAG
- a CDS encoding Na+/H+ antiporter subunit E produces the protein MGFTAPFLWSLIVYLLLTAGSGKVIAWSPGELIAGIVIAAIIGYATKEVMDEKVGYFFSPRRWLLFIVYAIGPFFFAMAKANIDVAYRVITGKIRPGIVRISPDLTRDESRTLLANSITLTPGTFTLEIDEEGNFYVHWINVPPGKEKPTPEELCGYLPKWARRIGE, from the coding sequence ATGGGGTTTACCGCACCGTTCCTGTGGTCCCTTATCGTCTATCTGCTCCTCACAGCAGGTTCCGGCAAAGTCATCGCCTGGAGCCCCGGGGAGCTGATTGCAGGGATTGTAATAGCGGCCATCATCGGCTACGCCACAAAGGAAGTCATGGACGAAAAGGTGGGCTACTTCTTCAGCCCAAGGAGATGGCTGCTCTTCATAGTCTACGCGATAGGGCCGTTCTTCTTCGCCATGGCCAAGGCGAACATTGACGTAGCTTACCGCGTCATAACCGGCAAAATAAGGCCCGGAATCGTAAGGATATCTCCGGACCTGACCAGGGATGAGAGCAGGACTCTTCTGGCCAACTCGATAACACTGACCCCTGGAACCTTCACGCTGGAGATAGACGAAGAGGGCAACTTCTATGTTCACTGGATAAACGTACCGCCCGGGAAGGAGAAACCCACCCCAGAGGAGCTGTGCGGGTATCTTCCAAAATGGGCAAGGAGGATTGGAGAATGA
- a CDS encoding cation:proton antiporter codes for MTVDGAFMWALILLLFSAMLTLIRLLAGPTIPDRAVALDSMTTTTAGAMVIYGVVTRQAVFIDVALVYAVLSYIATLYIARYLVKKRVGVACECEEGEAA; via the coding sequence ATGACGGTCGATGGAGCATTTATGTGGGCGCTGATACTGCTACTGTTCTCAGCCATGCTGACGCTCATAAGGCTTCTTGCGGGGCCGACGATACCAGACAGGGCCGTCGCCCTGGATTCCATGACGACCACCACAGCGGGGGCCATGGTCATTTACGGCGTGGTAACCAGACAGGCGGTTTTCATAGACGTCGCGCTGGTTTACGCGGTTCTGAGCTACATCGCGACCCTCTACATAGCCCGCTACCTGGTCAAGAAGAGGGTGGGAGTTGCATGCGAGTGCGAGGAGGGGGAGGCGGCATGA
- the mnhG gene encoding monovalent cation/H(+) antiporter subunit G codes for MIEWLIAAFLAIGVFFNLLASVGILRFPDVYTRIHAATKCTTFGTIFIVLAAVTYSIYSYFWVERDPSWITIGIHSALVVIFLVLTNPVGAHAIGRAARKSGIRPHGAVIDELEGRL; via the coding sequence ATGATAGAGTGGCTAATAGCGGCATTCCTGGCCATCGGCGTGTTCTTCAACCTTCTGGCCAGCGTTGGCATCCTCCGCTTCCCCGACGTCTACACGAGGATACACGCGGCAACCAAGTGCACGACCTTCGGCACGATATTCATAGTCCTAGCCGCCGTCACGTACTCGATATACAGCTACTTCTGGGTGGAGAGGGACCCATCCTGGATAACCATAGGGATACACTCGGCCCTGGTGGTCATATTCCTGGTGCTCACCAACCCCGTTGGAGCCCACGCCATCGGCAGGGCCGCGAGGAAGTCGGGCATACGGCCCCACGGGGCGGTTATAGACGAGCTGGAGGGTCGCCTATGA
- a CDS encoding hydrogenase subunit MbhD domain-containing protein has protein sequence MNFEELFWVLQAMVGLGLVIAAIAAVRFKNLVSAVIAMAVFSLILSLEFYILQAPDVAIAEAGVGACLTTAMYLLAIKKTTDEEVIE, from the coding sequence ATGAACTTCGAAGAGCTCTTCTGGGTGCTTCAGGCCATGGTGGGGCTGGGGCTTGTGATAGCAGCCATAGCGGCGGTGAGGTTCAAGAACCTGGTCTCAGCCGTCATCGCGATGGCGGTGTTCAGTCTGATACTCTCGCTGGAGTTCTACATACTGCAGGCACCCGACGTCGCGATAGCAGAGGCGGGAGTTGGAGCGTGCCTCACGACGGCGATGTACCTGCTGGCGATCAAGAAAACCACCGACGAGGAGGTGATAGAATGA
- the mbhE gene encoding hydrogen gas-evolving membrane-bound hydrogenase subunit E: MRRALGLFAFIGFTLFLLVAAASLRPFGEPVHTEMDSYFIGHAQEEASSNNVVTSIVFDYRGFDTLGEATVLFTAVAGVLMALRRREVKA, from the coding sequence ATGAGGAGAGCCCTCGGCCTCTTCGCGTTCATAGGCTTCACTCTGTTCCTCCTCGTGGCCGCGGCGAGCCTCAGGCCCTTCGGTGAGCCGGTTCACACCGAGATGGACTCCTACTTCATCGGGCACGCACAGGAGGAGGCATCGTCAAACAACGTCGTCACCAGCATAGTCTTCGACTACAGGGGTTTCGATACCCTCGGAGAGGCCACTGTACTGTTCACCGCGGTTGCGGGCGTGCTGATGGCCCTCAGAAGGAGGGAGGTGAAAGCATGA